The Aggregatilinea lenta genome includes a region encoding these proteins:
- a CDS encoding FAD-binding oxidoreductase gives MANKACARDHRSWGRYPKIRQQKVVPVYWRDDQIDLSAIDGTILPYGLGRSYGDSCQNEGGTLIDIAPLNRMIAFDEDAGLLRCEAGVSLADILKVIVPRGWFLPTTPGTKFVTIGGAIANDVHGKNHHVAGTFGRHVTQFELLRSNGERLICSPEQNAEMYRATIGGLGLTGLILWAEFKLRRVPGPFIASEQIRFRNVDEFFDISAESEHRFEYTVAWVDCLAAGKQLGRGLFMRGNHAWPNKVPGKKAGQRSLFTVPVDLPWFALNMVTARVFNTALYHSQLGKSKRKVVPYDSFFYPLDMIHEWNRLYGSPGFIQYQFVIPFDHDRSAIKSIFKQISDSGVLSLLSVLKVFGDVPSPGMLSFPRPGVTLALDFPVRGQHTLDLLDRLDRVVQDEGGAIYPAKDSRMSAQGFQSFYPQWQDFSQYVDPKFSSSFWRRVTRTTE, from the coding sequence ATGGCAAACAAGGCATGCGCGAGGGATCACCGCTCCTGGGGGCGCTACCCCAAGATCCGGCAGCAGAAGGTCGTCCCGGTCTATTGGCGCGACGATCAGATCGACCTATCGGCCATCGACGGCACTATTTTGCCTTACGGTTTGGGACGCAGCTATGGCGATAGCTGCCAGAACGAAGGCGGCACGCTGATCGACATCGCGCCGCTGAACCGCATGATTGCGTTCGACGAGGACGCCGGGCTGCTGCGCTGTGAAGCGGGCGTCTCCCTGGCCGATATTTTGAAGGTCATCGTGCCGCGCGGCTGGTTTTTGCCCACCACGCCCGGCACCAAATTCGTGACGATCGGCGGCGCGATCGCCAACGACGTACACGGCAAAAATCACCACGTCGCCGGGACGTTCGGGCGGCACGTGACGCAGTTCGAGCTGCTGCGCTCCAACGGCGAGCGTTTGATCTGTTCGCCGGAGCAAAACGCGGAGATGTACCGCGCCACCATCGGCGGATTGGGCTTGACCGGGCTGATCCTGTGGGCGGAGTTCAAGCTGCGGCGCGTGCCGGGACCGTTCATCGCCAGCGAACAGATCCGCTTCCGCAACGTGGACGAGTTCTTCGACATCAGCGCCGAGTCGGAGCACCGCTTCGAGTACACCGTCGCCTGGGTGGACTGTCTCGCTGCGGGCAAGCAGTTGGGGCGCGGGCTGTTCATGCGCGGCAACCATGCCTGGCCGAACAAAGTGCCGGGCAAAAAGGCCGGGCAGCGCTCGCTGTTCACCGTGCCGGTCGATCTGCCCTGGTTCGCGCTGAACATGGTGACGGCCAGGGTGTTCAACACCGCACTGTACCACTCGCAGCTTGGCAAAAGCAAGCGCAAGGTGGTCCCCTACGATTCGTTCTTCTACCCGCTCGATATGATTCACGAGTGGAACCGTCTGTACGGCTCGCCGGGCTTCATCCAGTACCAGTTCGTGATCCCGTTCGACCACGACCGCAGCGCGATCAAGTCGATCTTCAAGCAAATCAGCGATTCGGGCGTGTTGTCGCTGCTGTCCGTGCTGAAGGTCTTCGGGGATGTGCCGTCGCCGGGCATGCTGTCGTTCCCACGCCCCGGCGTCACGCTGGCGCTGGACTTCCCCGTCCGGGGGCAGCACACGCTCGATCTGCTCGACCGGCTGGACCGCGTCGTGCAGGACGAGGGCGGCGCAATCTACCCGGCCAAGGACTCACGCATGTCGGCGCAGGGCTTCCAGTCGTTTTACCCGCAGTGGCAGGACTTTTCGCAGTACGTCGATCCGAAGTTCTCGTCGAGTTTCTGGCGTCGTGTGACGCGCACCACGGAATGA
- a CDS encoding TorD/DmsD family molecular chaperone, translating to MNDHSADMMMPDPKARAFEILARVAGFRSMVYGWLALSFYPPDEPLVSALASGSLVAELSTLTSWLGADQARLQPGIDALAQFAGVTMEALQETYQRCFGKSVRRISPRESTYCWRDASDVLGAREDLAHVLLQQYRQFGVVPQPGQEDHVAVELELLAYLCEREATSWKAGRAEEAKQMRRQQRNFLDDHLGRWLPEFSWQLSSVMRGSFYANQAVLADTWLEMEYGPGYTAVGA from the coding sequence ATGAACGATCACAGCGCTGACATGATGATGCCCGATCCGAAGGCGCGCGCCTTCGAGATCCTGGCCCGCGTTGCCGGGTTCCGCAGCATGGTCTACGGCTGGCTGGCGCTGTCGTTTTACCCGCCCGATGAGCCGCTGGTGAGCGCGCTGGCGAGCGGCTCGCTGGTCGCCGAGCTGTCCACGCTAACGAGCTGGCTGGGGGCCGATCAGGCGCGCTTGCAGCCGGGCATCGACGCGCTGGCACAGTTCGCGGGCGTGACGATGGAAGCCCTGCAAGAGACATACCAGCGCTGTTTCGGCAAGAGCGTGCGCCGCATCTCGCCGCGTGAATCGACTTACTGCTGGCGCGACGCCTCGGACGTGCTGGGCGCGCGCGAGGATCTGGCCCATGTGCTGCTCCAGCAGTACCGGCAGTTCGGCGTGGTGCCGCAGCCGGGGCAGGAGGATCACGTCGCGGTGGAGCTGGAGCTGCTGGCCTACCTGTGCGAGCGCGAGGCGACGAGCTGGAAAGCGGGCCGCGCCGAGGAGGCCAAGCAGATGCGGCGGCAGCAGCGCAATTTTCTCGACGACCATCTGGGGCGCTGGCTGCCGGAATTTAGCTGGCAGCTTAGCAGCGTGATGCGCGGATCGTTTTACGCCAACCAGGCTGTTCTGGCCGATACCTGGCTGGAAATGGAGTATGGGCCGGGCTACACGGCTGTAGGCGCATGA
- a CDS encoding molybdopterin-dependent oxidoreductase: protein MAHTTEQTRLTILCITQDVALSGLVTAILSSQAEFKLVSAGGFEAALDRLRQGADVVLVDAAMLPDDTLLRDFKTKAGSTPVIVLLGRHEGIAAEPAFEHDANGVVRRDSVAADLRPTIQHTLTRRGLVDSVADHIAGVAQVSAPAGEAADDTRMVALQSSLAVEQLAPVLGLDGPSLADRPHAAALDQRKFLRGLTLSSDVPLNGGSHVYRSACALNCGAHFCGLSATVRDGHIVKIEAAPFPDARYQRVCLKGISQVQMAAHADRLMTPLRRTGPRGSGTFEPVSWDEALDAIVARMGALSAEFGPESLMFFTGSGQITALNCFNGVYQRLASLLGTSASDATQFGLDSAVPSGIEDTFGTDSGYLANSYSDLPNSRLVLLWGTNPVYSRMNWWPFFADAQNGGTRLVAIDPRYSATANKSDEWLPIQPGTDLYLALGLLREIITRGWIDHDFVTRHTVAPLLVRLDDGCYLRTGAGQFAVWDTARGQVCAPEQAEAPMLDGMVMIRNVACRPAYALLRDMAEPYTLDVVASQTGLSAERIAALAHDYATTKPARIYTLYGVDRWHHGATFGRLIATLAALTGNIGVPGGGAGVDGFCDGASFITSFPTPDGKHYLPVNPAALPAQILSEQPNPIKMVWVAFSNWLNQWPDQTRMRSEIIPKLDLLVVTDTFLTETARWADYVLPAANIFEREDMVKGPDPYVQHQPAFMTPPGECRSDFDIARAVAERFGLGRWFAEDPSTYLAQILSEQPGGSDLSFETLRREGVLLRPLSDAYRVAHVDRQFATPTGRAEFYVERLVPFHRALPDYEPPIEAGHDNKLRKRFPLVCITQHGLYRVHSTFVNAPWLREMEQEPHALLNPSEAAARQVEDDDLVRVFNERGYVVVRTHLDDSVPPGTVYFTQGWQPDDFIAGHPQTLTHDHAHPHNVYGPNSSFSDVLVQIVKEQAHGAL from the coding sequence ATGGCACACACAACCGAGCAGACCCGGCTCACCATCCTCTGCATTACCCAGGACGTCGCGCTCTCCGGCCTCGTAACGGCGATCCTCAGCAGCCAGGCGGAATTCAAGCTGGTGAGCGCGGGCGGTTTCGAGGCGGCGCTGGACCGGCTGCGGCAGGGAGCCGACGTCGTGCTGGTCGATGCCGCGATGCTGCCGGACGATACGCTGCTGCGCGACTTCAAGACCAAAGCGGGTAGCACGCCCGTGATCGTGCTGCTCGGTAGACACGAGGGCATCGCTGCCGAGCCTGCCTTCGAGCACGATGCGAACGGCGTCGTGCGCCGCGACAGCGTAGCGGCGGATCTTCGTCCGACGATCCAGCACACGCTTACGCGGCGCGGCCTGGTGGACAGCGTCGCAGACCACATCGCTGGCGTCGCGCAGGTGTCCGCGCCCGCCGGGGAAGCGGCGGATGATACGCGCATGGTCGCGCTGCAAAGCAGCCTCGCCGTCGAGCAGCTCGCGCCCGTGCTCGGCCTCGACGGGCCATCGCTGGCCGATAGGCCGCACGCAGCGGCCTTAGACCAACGTAAATTCCTGCGCGGGCTGACGCTCTCGTCTGACGTGCCACTGAACGGCGGCTCGCACGTCTATCGCAGCGCCTGCGCGCTTAACTGCGGCGCGCATTTCTGCGGTTTGTCCGCCACCGTGCGCGACGGACACATCGTCAAGATTGAGGCGGCGCCTTTCCCCGACGCGCGCTACCAGCGCGTGTGCCTGAAGGGGATCAGCCAGGTGCAGATGGCGGCCCACGCCGACCGCCTGATGACGCCGCTGCGCCGCACCGGGCCGCGCGGGTCGGGAACCTTCGAGCCGGTGAGCTGGGACGAGGCGCTGGACGCGATTGTGGCCCGGATGGGCGCGCTGTCCGCCGAGTTTGGCCCCGAAAGCCTGATGTTTTTTACCGGGTCCGGGCAGATCACCGCGCTGAACTGCTTCAACGGCGTTTACCAGCGGCTGGCGAGCTTGCTGGGCACGTCTGCGTCGGACGCAACCCAATTCGGGCTGGACAGCGCCGTACCGAGCGGCATCGAGGACACGTTCGGGACGGACAGCGGCTACCTCGCCAACAGCTATTCGGACTTGCCCAATTCGCGTCTCGTGCTGCTGTGGGGCACCAACCCGGTCTACAGCCGCATGAACTGGTGGCCGTTCTTTGCCGACGCGCAGAACGGCGGCACGCGGCTGGTCGCCATCGACCCGCGTTACTCCGCGACGGCCAACAAGAGCGATGAGTGGCTGCCGATCCAGCCCGGCACGGACCTGTACCTGGCGCTGGGGCTGCTGCGCGAGATCATCACACGTGGCTGGATCGATCACGACTTCGTGACGCGCCACACCGTCGCGCCGCTGCTGGTCCGCCTGGACGATGGGTGTTACCTGCGGACCGGCGCGGGGCAGTTCGCGGTGTGGGACACGGCGCGCGGGCAGGTTTGCGCACCGGAACAGGCCGAAGCGCCCATGCTCGACGGCATGGTGATGATCCGCAACGTGGCGTGCCGCCCGGCCTACGCGCTGCTGCGCGACATGGCCGAGCCTTACACGCTGGACGTCGTCGCGTCCCAGACGGGCCTGTCCGCGGAGCGCATCGCCGCGCTGGCGCACGACTATGCCACGACCAAACCCGCGCGCATTTATACGCTCTACGGTGTGGACCGCTGGCATCACGGCGCGACGTTCGGGCGGCTGATCGCCACGCTGGCCGCGCTGACGGGTAACATCGGCGTGCCCGGCGGCGGCGCGGGCGTAGATGGCTTCTGTGACGGGGCCTCGTTTATCACGTCGTTCCCCACGCCGGACGGCAAGCATTACCTCCCGGTCAACCCGGCGGCGCTCCCGGCGCAGATCCTGAGCGAGCAGCCCAACCCGATCAAAATGGTATGGGTGGCGTTTTCCAACTGGCTCAACCAGTGGCCGGACCAGACGCGCATGCGCAGCGAGATCATCCCCAAGCTCGACCTGCTGGTGGTGACCGATACGTTTTTGACCGAGACGGCGCGCTGGGCCGATTACGTGCTGCCCGCCGCGAACATTTTCGAGCGCGAGGACATGGTCAAGGGGCCGGACCCCTACGTGCAGCACCAGCCCGCGTTCATGACCCCTCCCGGCGAGTGCCGATCGGACTTCGACATCGCGCGGGCGGTAGCGGAGCGCTTCGGGCTGGGGCGCTGGTTCGCCGAGGACCCCTCGACGTATCTGGCTCAAATCCTGAGCGAGCAGCCGGGCGGATCGGATCTGTCGTTCGAGACGCTGCGGCGCGAGGGCGTGCTGCTGCGCCCGCTCTCGGACGCGTACCGCGTGGCACACGTCGACCGCCAGTTCGCCACGCCGACGGGCCGGGCCGAGTTTTATGTGGAGCGGCTGGTGCCTTTTCACCGCGCGCTGCCCGATTACGAGCCGCCCATTGAGGCCGGGCACGACAACAAGCTGCGCAAACGCTTCCCGCTGGTGTGCATCACGCAGCACGGCCTCTACCGCGTACACTCGACCTTCGTGAATGCGCCGTGGCTGCGCGAGATGGAGCAGGAGCCGCATGCGCTGCTGAACCCGTCCGAGGCGGCGGCGCGGCAGGTGGAAGACGACGACCTTGTGCGCGTGTTCAACGAGCGCGGCTACGTGGTGGTGCGCACGCACCTGGACGATTCCGTCCCGCCCGGCACGGTCTACTTCACGCAGGGCTGGCAGCCGGATGACTTCATCGCCGGGCATCCGCAGACGCTGACCCACGACCACGCCCACCCGCACAACGTGTATGGCCCCAACAGCTCCTTCTCGGACGTACTGGTCCAGATCGTGAAAGAGCAGGCGCATGGAGCGCTCTAA
- a CDS encoding 4Fe-4S dicluster domain-containing protein: MERSKHYVMVIDLRLCIGCDTCSVACKQENNLPEGVWWTRVIRVNMDGVRDADAAYADLKTEHLTLGCQHCANGPCVEVCPTSATYRTPDGLVMQDPSLCIGCRYCTIVCPFTGVRVYASEQPTYALPFPTGDNPMVHRAKTTEKCTFCAHRLEQGKLPACIDACPLKARTFGDLNDPDSEVSRRLRERPHFRLLVEKGTEPSVYYLA; this comes from the coding sequence ATGGAGCGCTCTAAGCACTACGTCATGGTGATCGATCTGCGGCTATGCATCGGCTGCGACACGTGTTCCGTGGCCTGCAAGCAGGAGAACAACCTGCCCGAAGGCGTGTGGTGGACGCGCGTGATCCGGGTGAACATGGACGGCGTACGCGACGCCGATGCCGCTTACGCCGACCTGAAGACGGAGCACCTGACGCTGGGCTGCCAGCACTGCGCCAACGGCCCGTGCGTCGAGGTCTGCCCGACCTCCGCGACGTATCGCACGCCGGACGGGCTGGTGATGCAGGACCCCAGCCTGTGCATTGGTTGCCGCTACTGCACGATCGTGTGCCCGTTCACGGGCGTGCGCGTATACGCCTCGGAGCAGCCGACTTATGCGCTGCCCTTCCCGACCGGCGACAATCCGATGGTGCACCGCGCCAAGACGACCGAAAAGTGCACCTTCTGCGCGCACCGCCTGGAACAGGGCAAACTGCCCGCCTGCATCGATGCGTGCCCGCTGAAGGCGCGCACCTTTGGCGACCTGAACGATCCCGACAGCGAGGTATCGCGGCGGCTGCGCGAGCGCCCGCACTTCCGTTTGTTAGTCGAAAAGGGGACGGAACCCTCCGTCTATTATCTGGCATGA
- a CDS encoding 4Fe-4S dicluster domain-containing protein — MLEVLERFGAAQDGPRVRVDAARCVHSIDVFASCQVCAEECPVGAVQVADTVTLEAEACVECGACAHACPVGAFDAPDLATPALRCVSRIPDHAALELICAHHPIDERSPRPVDAAVVVGGCLAALGPSAYAGLYALGVERVEVCLDACDGCPANARATIEHTLEKARRVLRPWDAQIEAVTAADGGLTRARPVFYANQPPVSRRRLLHPLAEADADRQLAALIADDEPPTGRKFAAPERRRLLNALRLLPAAGQAMCPMPLAGQIFMQHGVEAECSACGACEKSCPTGALTLDARDDTGVFTLSHRAAMCAGCGVCIDLCECGVLERAGVPFFGALQSDDEAVITSGTYRRCARCGARMPASNEGDLCELCAFRRSNPFGSRIPERMRARMNDRQARLGRLPAEPN; from the coding sequence ATGTTAGAAGTCCTGGAACGGTTTGGAGCCGCGCAAGACGGCCCGCGTGTGCGGGTGGACGCGGCGCGCTGCGTGCACAGCATCGACGTATTTGCGAGCTGCCAGGTGTGCGCCGAGGAATGCCCGGTCGGGGCGGTGCAGGTCGCGGATACGGTGACGCTGGAAGCCGAGGCGTGCGTCGAGTGCGGCGCGTGTGCCCATGCCTGCCCGGTGGGGGCGTTCGACGCGCCCGACCTTGCCACGCCCGCGCTGCGCTGCGTCTCGCGCATTCCCGATCATGCCGCGCTGGAGCTGATTTGCGCGCACCATCCCATTGACGAGCGCAGCCCGCGCCCGGTCGACGCGGCGGTGGTGGTTGGCGGCTGTCTGGCGGCACTGGGACCGTCGGCGTATGCGGGCCTGTATGCGCTGGGCGTCGAGCGCGTCGAGGTGTGCCTGGACGCCTGCGACGGCTGCCCGGCCAACGCGCGTGCGACAATCGAGCATACGCTGGAAAAGGCCCGACGCGTCCTGCGACCGTGGGACGCGCAGATTGAGGCGGTCACCGCAGCGGACGGGGGTCTGACCCGCGCCCGCCCGGTGTTCTATGCCAACCAGCCACCCGTCTCGCGGCGGCGGCTGCTGCACCCGCTGGCCGAGGCCGACGCGGACCGGCAGCTCGCGGCGCTGATCGCGGACGATGAGCCGCCCACCGGGCGTAAGTTTGCCGCGCCGGAGCGGCGGCGGCTGCTGAACGCGCTGCGGCTGCTGCCCGCTGCCGGGCAGGCGATGTGCCCCATGCCGCTGGCCGGGCAGATTTTCATGCAGCACGGCGTCGAGGCCGAGTGCAGCGCGTGCGGCGCGTGCGAAAAATCGTGCCCGACCGGGGCGCTGACGCTCGATGCACGCGACGACACGGGCGTGTTCACCCTGTCGCACCGGGCCGCGATGTGCGCGGGCTGCGGCGTGTGCATCGATCTATGCGAGTGTGGCGTGCTGGAGCGGGCAGGCGTGCCATTCTTCGGCGCGCTGCAAAGCGACGATGAAGCCGTGATCACGTCAGGCACGTATCGGCGCTGCGCGCGCTGTGGTGCGCGCATGCCTGCCTCGAACGAAGGCGACCTGTGCGAGCTGTGCGCGTTCCGGCGCAGCAATCCGTTTGGCTCGCGTATCCCGGAACGGATGCGCGCACGTATGAATGACCGTCAGGCTCGGCTGGGCCGCTTGCCCGCCGAGCCTAATTAA
- a CDS encoding FmdE family protein, translating to MLTLEELLERSSALHNHLCPRQVLGVRMGMYAGIVLELDLPQVDEKRLFTFMETDGCGADGVSVATGCWPGRRTMRMMDYGKMAATFVDTQTCRAVRLVPHLESRQRALAYAPEDLSHWKAQLIGYRTLPDEAMFVVQPVELTVSLEAILSKHGMRVACQRCGEEIINEREVIVDGETLCRACAGDAYYRLAVGEPAHPSTAAER from the coding sequence ATGCTCACCCTAGAAGAATTGCTCGAACGGTCGTCTGCACTGCACAACCACCTCTGCCCGCGCCAGGTGCTCGGCGTGCGCATGGGGATGTATGCCGGGATCGTGTTGGAGCTGGATCTGCCTCAGGTTGACGAGAAGCGCCTGTTCACTTTCATGGAGACGGACGGCTGCGGCGCGGACGGCGTTTCTGTGGCGACGGGCTGCTGGCCGGGTCGTCGCACGATGCGCATGATGGACTACGGCAAGATGGCGGCGACGTTCGTGGACACGCAGACCTGCCGCGCCGTGCGGCTGGTGCCGCATCTCGAATCGCGCCAGCGCGCGCTGGCCTACGCGCCGGAGGATCTGTCGCATTGGAAGGCGCAGCTTATCGGCTACCGGACCCTGCCCGACGAGGCGATGTTTGTCGTGCAGCCAGTCGAGCTGACCGTCTCGCTGGAGGCGATCCTCAGCAAGCACGGCATGCGCGTGGCGTGCCAGCGCTGCGGCGAGGAAATCATCAACGAGCGCGAAGTGATCGTGGATGGCGAGACGCTGTGCCGCGCCTGTGCGGGTGACGCCTACTACCGGCTGGCCGTCGGCGAACCGGCTCACCCCTCGACTGCTGCCGAGCGCTGA
- a CDS encoding response regulator, whose protein sequence is MFTLPLKVLVADDHRLFRQGLISLMRTRPDLVQVLAEAESGSETLALAEELHPDVVLLDIYMPEGDGLQIAAQLRQMMPNTAIIMLTASEIDEHVYRAVRLGAAGYLLKSLDASELFGLLEGVARGEVSLTRAMAARLLRELGKADQGHMPTPEVLTERELEVLRLVAQGASNPQIADDLHITINTVKVHLRNILEKLQVENRTQAAAYAVQAGLVS, encoded by the coding sequence ATGTTTACACTTCCGCTGAAGGTTCTCGTCGCCGACGACCATCGCCTCTTCCGGCAGGGTTTAATCAGCCTGATGCGAACTCGCCCCGACCTCGTACAAGTGCTGGCCGAGGCCGAAAGCGGCAGCGAGACGCTGGCGCTGGCGGAGGAACTGCATCCCGACGTGGTGCTGCTGGACATTTACATGCCCGAAGGCGACGGGCTGCAAATTGCCGCGCAACTGCGGCAGATGATGCCCAACACGGCGATCATCATGCTGACCGCGTCCGAGATTGACGAGCACGTCTACCGCGCGGTGCGGTTGGGCGCAGCGGGCTATCTGCTCAAAAGCCTGGATGCCAGCGAGCTGTTCGGCCTGCTGGAAGGCGTCGCACGCGGCGAAGTGTCCTTGACCCGCGCGATGGCGGCGCGGCTGCTGCGCGAGCTGGGGAAGGCCGACCAGGGTCACATGCCCACGCCGGAAGTGCTGACCGAACGCGAGCTGGAAGTGCTCAGGCTGGTGGCGCAGGGGGCCAGCAATCCGCAGATCGCTGATGACCTCCACATCACGATCAACACAGTCAAGGTGCATCTGCGCAACATTCTGGAAAAGCTCCAGGTGGAGAACCGCACGCAGGCCGCCGCCTATGCGGTGCAGGCCGGACTGGTGTCGTGA
- a CDS encoding GAF domain-containing sensor histidine kinase, which translates to MTDPIYLVYGLAFFSLGLAAWLEIRESSGLALGRQLPWLAAFGITHAAVEWCSLFMHGTPNNIAVAMPTLRLALLQISAVLLIRFGIGLIAEVGPLPDWVTFARAVLFVPITLIVAYALVTVTTDSRANLSAEIWSRYLLLLPGALLTMVGFARHWHRVPFTALRRTYNWLLVAAIGSLFFAITAGLIVPDGPYGLAHHINDATVKDLTHVPLSLWRTGVAVLLAISVIRALGVFAAERKSEIVQLQRERERAQHASLAAQSEARRVAENWIEALVQISRQIATLEPLDTVLASIVERARVLLGAKAVVLALWDEQYSDLIVKAFASPTGVSAPDARISQGPIAEAARQHKPTLLLDGSNWHCPLLKSMLHSAVVAPLLFEGETLGVLWAASRDDTSFAPADVDRVEHLSAQAVIAIQHALMAGRLQSLAVVEERSRIAREMHDGLAQLLGYMSLEMQTLEALVRQENRDSALGELAQVRTQINSAQADVRENILSLRTTLAGDAGLLQSLEEYVAEFGIQTGIETHFANELTDAPRLSSLAETQLVCIVQEALANVRKHACARQVQLRLLARNGCLQVTVTDDGVGFVPRTARRHFGLQTMRERSQSVGGGLTVTSKPDEGTQVAVWLPRLKQ; encoded by the coding sequence ATGACCGACCCGATCTATCTGGTTTACGGACTCGCCTTCTTTAGCCTGGGGCTGGCTGCCTGGCTGGAGATCCGCGAGTCGAGCGGGCTTGCGCTGGGGCGGCAGCTCCCGTGGCTGGCCGCGTTCGGCATCACGCACGCGGCGGTCGAGTGGTGCAGCCTGTTTATGCACGGCACGCCGAACAACATCGCGGTGGCGATGCCGACGTTGCGGCTGGCGCTGCTGCAAATTTCCGCTGTGCTGCTGATCCGCTTCGGCATCGGCCTGATCGCGGAGGTCGGTCCCCTGCCGGACTGGGTGACGTTTGCGCGGGCGGTACTGTTCGTGCCGATCACACTGATCGTCGCCTACGCGCTGGTGACGGTGACGACCGACAGCCGCGCCAACCTGAGCGCCGAGATCTGGTCGCGCTATTTGCTGCTGCTGCCAGGCGCGCTGCTGACGATGGTCGGATTCGCGCGGCACTGGCACAGGGTGCCCTTCACGGCGCTGCGGCGGACCTATAACTGGCTGCTGGTGGCGGCCATCGGCAGCTTGTTTTTTGCCATCACGGCGGGGCTGATCGTGCCGGATGGGCCGTATGGCCTGGCGCACCACATCAACGACGCGACGGTCAAAGACCTGACGCACGTGCCGCTCTCGTTGTGGCGCACCGGGGTCGCCGTGCTGCTGGCCATCTCGGTGATCCGGGCGCTGGGCGTGTTTGCCGCCGAGCGCAAAAGCGAAATCGTGCAGCTCCAGCGCGAGCGCGAGCGCGCGCAGCACGCATCACTGGCGGCGCAGAGCGAAGCGCGCCGCGTCGCGGAGAACTGGATCGAGGCGCTGGTGCAGATCAGCCGCCAGATCGCCACGCTGGAACCGCTCGACACGGTGCTGGCCAGCATCGTGGAGCGTGCGCGGGTGCTGCTGGGCGCGAAAGCGGTCGTGCTGGCGCTGTGGGACGAGCAATACAGCGATCTGATCGTGAAGGCGTTTGCATCGCCGACTGGCGTCAGTGCGCCGGATGCGCGCATCAGCCAGGGGCCGATTGCGGAAGCGGCGCGACAGCACAAGCCAACGCTGCTGCTCGACGGCAGTAACTGGCACTGCCCGCTGTTAAAGTCGATGTTGCATTCCGCCGTAGTCGCGCCGCTGCTATTCGAAGGCGAGACGCTGGGTGTGCTGTGGGCGGCCAGCCGCGACGACACGTCGTTCGCCCCGGCGGATGTGGACCGAGTCGAGCACTTGAGCGCGCAGGCGGTGATCGCCATCCAGCACGCGCTGATGGCGGGACGGCTGCAGTCGCTGGCCGTGGTCGAGGAGCGCTCGCGTATCGCCCGCGAGATGCACGATGGGCTGGCGCAATTGCTGGGCTATATGAGCCTGGAAATGCAGACGCTCGAAGCGTTGGTCCGCCAGGAGAATCGCGACAGCGCGTTGGGCGAGCTGGCCCAGGTGCGCACGCAGATCAACTCGGCGCAGGCCGACGTGCGCGAGAATATCCTGAGTCTGCGCACGACCCTGGCCGGAGACGCGGGGCTGCTCCAGTCGCTCGAAGAATACGTGGCCGAGTTTGGCATCCAGACCGGTATCGAGACACACTTCGCCAACGAGCTGACCGACGCGCCCCGGCTGTCGTCGCTGGCCGAAACGCAGCTGGTGTGCATCGTGCAGGAGGCGCTCGCCAACGTGCGCAAGCACGCCTGCGCCCGGCAGGTCCAACTGCGACTGCTGGCGCGCAACGGCTGCCTGCAAGTCACCGTGACCGATGACGGCGTGGGTTTCGTGCCGCGCACGGCACGCCGCCACTTCGGCCTGCAGACCATGCGCGAGCGCTCGCAGAGCGTGGGCGGCGGGCTGACGGTGACGTCCAAGCCCGACGAAGGCACTCAGGTCGCGGTGTGGCTGCCGCGCCTGAAGCAGTGA